Part of the Drosophila santomea strain STO CAGO 1482 chromosome 2L, Prin_Dsan_1.1, whole genome shotgun sequence genome is shown below.
ttttaagatttcTCTTTTTACAATGATTATCTATCTAATTGCGTGGGAAAAGTTTTCAATCCATTAACTACTTGTTAATTCTATTACAAACATGTAATTTCCAGTTGATAGCTAAAGCAGCGAgttattgttttaaaattaaatggcaattaatCTGTCTGTAGAACCTAATTTGTATACTCAAACATACAAATCTATCTGTAGAACCTAATTAATATACTCAAACATACAAATCTGTCTGTAGAACCTAATTAGGtttaaattaacttaaattaattcataTACTCAAACATACAAACAGACGAAAAGCacactttattttttgccCACCTACCACAACAAGACTTATAAAAACTGGAACGCCAACGGGTTTCGTTTCGATGCCGCTGCCGAGTGCGACCCGTACTTATAAATAACACAgaatttgcatacattttgcGACGTTATATTTACATCGACGCCAAGCCGAGCGCAGGGAttcaataaaatgaaaacaaatccAAAGTCCAAAATGTGCGCGGCGCGGTATTTGTGGGCAGAAATGAAATGTTTTCATGTTGCGGCTTTCGTCGATTTCAAATCCGCGGGAAGTGTGCGACTTGCGCATGCGCTACTCCTGGTCATTAAGAGGCTTCCTCCCGCCGGAAAACTGGAGGGCAATTGGCTAGGAGAGTTCACTGTGCACATGACAGGGTCCTTGTTCGTTGTGGGGCTTTGATTCGCCGACTACCGACTTGTTGACTCACGCCATTGTTGTTGCGAGGAGTATAGTCTTTGTGTGCGGCCATCCCACTGCACTGCATCCCGTTAATAAAGAGCGTTTAAAGCCGGCTATGGCCAGCCGGCAATGGCAATCAAGACTCGTTTTGCGATTGTCGGCCGGCGAGGGCAAAGTCCAGTGGGTTCAATGGGAATGTTCATGTGGGGGTCTCTTACTGGACAAAGAAATGCGTCGCAAATAACCACACTTACTTACTTGCTAACTTGCCTGCTGCAGATTCGCCAATTTGCCCGTGGAGAATCTGGCGGTGCATCATCTGTCGCCGCCGCCGGAGAAATATTGGAGCATGATGGCCTACAACAATGCCAAGCTGTGCAACGTCTTGTTCGCCCAGGAGCTCGCCCAGGTGAGTCATGCCCAaatttggctttaattgggtcaattacatatatgcatttaaTGCACCCTTTATTTTCAGCGTTGGAAGCAGCGCGGCATTTCGGTGTTCAGCCTGCATCCGGGCAATATGGTGTCCAGTGATCTGTCGCGCAACTATTGGTTCTACCGCCTGCTCTTCGCCATCGTGCGTCCCTTTACCAAGTCGCTGGTGAGTTGAACGAAATGAGTTCTGTTTGCGAAAACTTTCACTAATTGCTTTCCTGTGCCCCATGTGGCATATGGCATATGACAGCAACAAGCAGCTGCCACGAGTATCTACTGCGCCACGGCCAACGAGCTGACCGGATTGTCTGGACTGTACTTCAACAATTGCTTCTTCTGCGAGCCCAGcaagttgtccaaaagtgctgcactgcagcagcaactgtggAAGCTCAGTGAGCACCTGATTGCCGAGCTTGTGGAGGAGTAGCAGCACATACtccatatgtacataaatgcATTATGATACCATTGATTCCATTAACtctaaatataaatcaaaatgttaGTACTTTCCGTAATGTTTTGTTGTGCGCTCTAAACcagatttggatttggttcACCTTTTTGTGCACTTATCAAAAGCTACTGTCTAAAAAAGTGTAACGCCATTAACTTGTGAACGTTAAGAATATCATGTATTTTCTTTACACTAAACAAGTATACATTTTGATGTGGTTTTAAGTCTTAATAGGTAGCATTTAAATAACAGTCTAAGTACTAGTCAAGGAACTCTCTTCTCTGGCCAGTGGCCACTAGAAGTCGGAGACGCGACCCTTGCGCTCCCAGTCGCCGTAGCGCGTGGGCTCCGGTCCGGCGGGTCCGCCAATCTCGCCCGTATAGGGATTGGTCTGGTTGGGCCACGGCTTGAGgggctcctgctcctggtagGGATGGCGCGAGAACTCGTCCAGCTTGCCCAGCGGCGTCTTGGCGCGCAGCTTCTTCTGGAAGGCCATTAGCTTCTCGGTGCGGGTTTTCGGCTCCTTGATCTCGACCACCATgtcgccaccgccaccgccggCTGATGCTCTCCAAGCGCCGCTCGTCGATAGGTAGCTCACTGTCAATGTAAAAATGGGGGAGGAGTTCGTTAGGATCGGCACTGCAGCACAGTAGGCACTCGCTAATGCGACtctcgcacgcacacacacacacacacaccttgTTTGCGCAGTTGGGGCAGGACTCGCGCCGTTTGTCTGCTCACGGATTGcattttgtttggattttcAATCAATTGTTGTATTCGAGTTATGCAAGATGTGCCGGCAAATCTTGGGTTTGCTCGCTTCTTAGTCGCAGTTATATTTGTTTACTCAGCAGTctcacttccgtttccggttggGAGCTAATGTCACTTGCTTGCTTGATTGTGCGCGTCTGAATTGCAATCTGCCGCCGCGATTCGCTTTTATAGCCCGCGTTGCTGTTCAGttcctttatttattatgccaTATGTTGCGAGGCACTGAAAATGTACTAGTTATAGCCCCACAATATGCGCAGCGGAGACGCACACCGCGGTGCACTACCTTGCTATAGACAGTCCACGCTCGATCTGGCAACGCTGactttcaaaattaaaaccgTTATCATACATATTGGAATAATTTGAAAAAGAAACTCCAAAAAATATTGTAGCTGAAACGTATTAAAAATGCATCCAATCATTCACTGTTTCGGTTAAAGATCTTTAATTCGAGGCATATAGCCGTTAGttagtaatatttaattattaggAAACATTACAAATACGCTGATTAGTTAACCATGATAATGAACTATAATAGTGTATAAACCTATTTTCTTATCGTCTGACAACATTCATTTCAGTTCTTTTAGCTGGAGTTTTGCATGTTCCATAGGTTTTCATCGTGTTTGTCATATTTAAGATTAGAGGCATCGATCAGTGGAGTATAATGAGCTAACCCTTTGCATGTAATATCAAAGGTTAGTTGCACTGCTATAAGGTCGCCCAGTCGCCCTCTTCTTATCGCCAAGAGCCATCGGCAATTGAGTGCAGGCGATTAGAAATTGGGTGCCGGACATTATCTTGGCTTATCAGGCATTAAGGTAAGAAACCGAAATAGAAAAGGGCTACTGAAAGACATGAAACGCAGTTTCGAGTTTGCTATGTATTACTTAAAATACGAGTTCATTAAATGGTAACCCCAGATCGAGAAGCCGATGAACCTGCTCATTACATTTCAACTTTGCGCGATTTAAACTCTATAAACGCAGGGAATACtgaaaaaaatacttttagaATATAGAATATCAACTCTATAAGGAAACAactttataattaaataaacatcATAAATCGGTTGGAAAAACAACTATTATCATATCTATATGTGTATGCATAACACTTGGATTTTGGAAAAGCTTAATCAGTGATCACTTTTTTCAGTGCCATAATTAACAGTTTCCGAAGTTCTGTATCATTTTATTCAGACATTTATGTTCATTTTTCAGGCCGTTCTATATAGCCGACTTGTcgttttgaaaacattttcctACCGCCAGTTCATTCGTTATCAAGTCGGCACTCGAAGTGGTTGGATTGCACCCCCAAGACTAAGAATTACAGATACTCGGGCACTCAATGCAATCCAATCCGTACAACCAACTGGTCAGGTCGCGAGGAGCATTGAATATACATCCATAAATAGTGCCACACTTTCCCCAGACTCGAAGCCAAACGGAATGTTTGCAACTTGAGTTGCATTATCAGAGGTGGCAGATAACCTCCAGCCCGCTCCGTGGACTTGGACTCGGATCAGATCGGATCAGATCTGACAGCATAAGGAAGTGGAAGGAATCAGACAGTCTGCACATTTAGATTCAGCAGGGCAAAGATCTACCGTCGAGCAAAGAACCCATTCAAGTGAgtttttaatgcaaaaattacAGGAGGTAGTCAATAAAGTTTAGAGCGCAAATTTCCACGATTAAGTAGAAACTCgtattaaaaatccatttggGTTTGTCCTATGATTCATTAAGAAAGCATTCACAGATAATAAgcgttttaaatttatttaaattcctaataaaataaataataaataataaaagtgaataaaCGCACACTCACGGGTGAATAacttatgtttatttattattagaGATACTACCATgttttttgttacattttgcAAACGAACCCATTCATTATTTTATGTAATTATGGAgtaattacaatatttttcagGAAACTAAACTTGGTCGACTATGTAGCTATTTAAATACGATCTTAAAACAAACTCTTGTAATTATTTCTACTCCTAAAAGAAGAAATGCGAGAAATTAATATGTAAATCAGTCTAACTTAACGTTAACTTACCATTCTAGGCAGCAATTTTAGTTGATTGAAAACGAGTTAAGCCTGGTCAATTAAGTAGTTTGTAAACTAAGCCATAAAACTGTTTTCCCACTTCAGGTGCACCAACACATAATGATAGGAAAACAGCGCATTTGGCAGACAAGTGTGGTGGGTCTGCTCCTGGCCAGCTTCAGTCTGTGCTCGGTGGTGTATATGGAGGAGATCGAACGCTGGATGGTAGAGAGGTTGATGGTCCTCCGGCCAGGCACACTGATCAGCGGCCTGTGGCAGTCACCCGCCATGGACGTCAACATGGATCTGTACATATTCAACTGGACAAACTCGGAGCGCTTCAGCGATCCCACTGTAAAGCCCCGGTTCGAGGAGCTGGGACCCTATCGCTTCACGGAGCGGATGCAGAAGGTCGATGTGGAGTGGCACGATGAGAACTACACGGTGTCCTACAGGCGACGCAGTCGCTTTGATTTCGATCCGATACGCAGTGCCGGACGTCCATCAGATCCCATTGTGGCGCCCAACCTGCTCATCGTGGGTCTGTACCAGAAGATAGCCATGTGGAGTCCCATGCTGCGCTCGCTTATGCTGTTGGCCCTAAATATCTACGGCAGGGAGAAGGCCATGATACGGCCCGCCAGCGATTGGATGTTCGATGGCTTCGACACGCCCATGATCAAGATGAGCAAAATGGTGCCGCCCAGTCTCGTGCCGGAGATGAAGTTCCCCTACGAGAAGATCGGCTATGCGTATCCAGTGAGTCAAGCGAGTTGGAAATATTTCCCATACCCCAACCAAGAAACTTAATCTTTGCAGCGCAATGGCAGCATGGAAGTCTACGGGCACCACAACGTCTACACGGGACAGGATGAGTTCCAAAAACTGGGTCAGATAGCCAGGTGGCGGTACAACAACGTCACAGAGTCTAGTCCCAGGTGCAAGTTGAAGGGCAGTGCCGGGGAGTTCCACCCAATACCGCTGGTGAAGGGCAGACCCATATCCTACTTCCTGCCGGATCTGTGCCGTGAGCTGCAGGTGGACTACTCCGGCACCACCATCTTCGAGGGCATTGAGGCATTCGTGTACAGAGGCAGTACGCGCAACATGGCCAACGGTAAGGAATCCATACCAGATTATAGGATGTATTCCATTATAATTGGAATTGCGCCATTCCAGGTACTGATAATCCGGATAACAGCTGCTACTGCCAGGAGAACTGCCAGGAGTTGAGATCCGGCCTGGTCAACATATCCTCCTGTTGGTATGGAGCGCCTGTCTTTGCATCCTATCCGCACTACTATAATGCGGATCCCTACTACGCAGAGCAGGTGGAGGGCATGAAGCCGGACAAGGATCGCCACGAGATGGTCATTATGTTGGAACCCAAAACCGGCATGGTGCTGGAGATCAAGGCGCGCCTTATGGCCAGCTTGCTGGTTGAGCCCAAAACTCATTTGTAAGTATGGTGACCACGATGGAAATCGGAAATCTGTTAAATGAAACAATAATATTCGCAGAATCTACCGCACGGCGAGAAGAACATTCTTTCCATTGATCTGGGCGGACTACAATGTCCGCATCTCGGACGATCTTTTGGGCTACGTGAAGCTAATGCCGATCCTCGAGCTTGTGGGCAAGATCGTTGGCATCCTGGGCGTGGTCTTGGGCGTGCTGATGGTATTCTGGTATCCCCACCAAATGATCTGGCAGAAGAGCCAGATGCAGAAGATCGAGATTAGTTCCATCGAGACGAATCGGTCGTTGGAGCCCGTGAAGAACAGCGATGTGGAGGACTCGCCGCTGCTGAAGGGATTGCAATACACAGGTGCCAAAAATGGGGTGGGAAATTCAAATTAGGGATATAAGCCAACTAAGTGTGTCATATGTTTAAGTTTGCAAGAGATTGCTTGCCTAGTCTACAGTTTAAGCCaataaatggtaaatggtgtTCAAGTGCTGGAATGTATCTAAAGATTCCAGGCATTTGTATGTACGGTTGAACGGTTAGCTTTTTACTGCTGAATGGGATTGTCCGTTGACTTTTCTTATCACTCTGCGTCATCCAGTTAAATAAGTCCCCAagtaaaaaaaacttcaaactGATTACTGATTAATATACCTTGTATATATGTTCATATATTGTGTGAAAACTATAGCATGCACAAATCACATATGTAATACTAACACTGAACTTTAAATAATCGATGCACTTGTGAATACTTAACCGATTCAGAACCGTTTCAAGAAAATGCTTACAccacgaaaacaaaaaagatcCGGTTTTGCGGCCCAATGAATAAGAGAATT
Proteins encoded:
- the LOC120446122 gene encoding succinate dehydrogenase assembly factor 4, mitochondrial, translated to MQSVSRQTARVLPQLRKQVSYLSTSGAWRASAGGGGGDMVVEIKEPKTRTEKLMAFQKKLRAKTPLGKLDEFSRHPYQEQEPLKPWPNQTNPYTGEIGGPAGPEPTRYGDWERKGRVSDF
- the LOC120444775 gene encoding protein peste, producing MIGKQRIWQTSVVGLLLASFSLCSVVYMEEIERWMVERLMVLRPGTLISGLWQSPAMDVNMDLYIFNWTNSERFSDPTVKPRFEELGPYRFTERMQKVDVEWHDENYTVSYRRRSRFDFDPIRSAGRPSDPIVAPNLLIVGLYQKIAMWSPMLRSLMLLALNIYGREKAMIRPASDWMFDGFDTPMIKMSKMVPPSLVPEMKFPYEKIGYAYPRNGSMEVYGHHNVYTGQDEFQKLGQIARWRYNNVTESSPRCKLKGSAGEFHPIPLVKGRPISYFLPDLCRELQVDYSGTTIFEGIEAFVYRGSTRNMANGTDNPDNSCYCQENCQELRSGLVNISSCWYGAPVFASYPHYYNADPYYAEQVEGMKPDKDRHEMVIMLEPKTGMVLEIKARLMASLLVEPKTHLIYRTARRTFFPLIWADYNVRISDDLLGYVKLMPILELVGKIVGILGVVLGVLMVFWYPHQMIWQKSQMQKIEISSIETNRSLEPVKNSDVEDSPLLKGLQYTGAKNGVGNSN